In the genome of Streptomyces sp. P3, the window TCGGCACGCCGGTCCCGGTACAGGCGCTCGGCGTCCGGCTGTCCGACCTGCCGCAGGTACTGCCGCCCGGACACGGTGTACGGCGGAGCACCGGGCTCGGTGAAGAACGTCGCCACCCGCACCTGCGTGTGTCCGACGGCGTGCGACATCAACGCCCCGCAGGACAGGACCGCGTCGTCCAGGTGCGGGGAGAGCACGACAAGTGGCGTACCCGTCCCGATCGCGGCGGTGAGTGGATCGGCCCTCATGATCCGGCCTTCTCTCGTCTCGGTTCCCGGGTCGCCGCCCCGGTGTCATCGCTGGGTGGCCGCGGGGAGCTCAACAGCCGCTGGACGAGGGTGAGATACCGACCGGTCGTCCGTTCCCAGGAGAACCGCTGCGCGGCCCGGTAGGACAGAAGCCCCAGCTCTCGGCGCATGTGCTCGTCCTCCGCGAGAGCACGCAACCGGCGGGCCAGGGCGTCCACGTCGAAGGCGGGGACCGCGACGTTCCCGCCGCCGTCCATCCATCGCAGGGTGGGCAGATCGAAGTGCACCACCGGCTTGCCGTACGACATGCTTTCGAGTGCGGCGATGCCGAACGCCTCGCCGCGGGACGGCAGTACCGTGAAGGCGCAGCCCGCCAGGAAGCTGTCCTTCCGCGCGCCCGTCACCTCACCGACCCAGCGCGCGTCGGCTCCGGTCGCCCTGAGCAGTGCGACGAGTTTGGCCACCTCGCCGGGGGCGCCCGCACCGGCGAGCAGCAGGGGCATCGACGGCGGGCCGCTGGAGTGGGCGGCGAGGAGGAGATCCAGTCCCTTGGCCCAGACGTCCACACGTCCCAGGTAGGCGATGTAGTCGCCGTCGCCGATCCGCCCGGGGTCGACGGGCCTCTGATCGACGCCGTTGTGGATCACGTGGGTGACGGCCCTCGGGGAACGACGGCGGACGATCGCGCCGTCGGCCTCGTTGAGGACGACGACGTCCTCGTAGAACCGCAGCCCCAATCGCTCCACCAGGGAGAAGGGCAGGTGGTACTTGCGTGACATGGCCGCGCCGCTGAGCGACTGGGCGAGCCCCACCACCCGGCTCCGTGAGAACAGCGGAAGGAATCCGGTGGAGAAGGGCGGCGTGAAGCTCTCCAGCCACAGGTCGTGCGGCAGCCGGCGGGCCACGAACGGCAGTACGGCGTGATAGAGCAGTTGCCCCGAACGTGGTCCGGCCCAGCCGAGCGGCAGCTTTCGGTACCGCACACCGTCACGGGTCTCGCTGCCGCCGCGCCCTGCCACGGTGATGACCGTGACGCGATACTCGCCGGCCAGGCGGCGGGCGACCTTGTCCACGAGCAGCGCGCCGCCGCCGTGGTAGTGCGGGTTGCGGATGTCGTCGAAGGTCGAGATCACCACGTGCTTCCTGGTGTCCGCCGCGTCGGGAGACGGTTCGGCCGCGCCCGCCGGCGGGTGCCGCTCCACCGGCACTCGTGCCATGGCCTCGGCCGCGACCTCGGCGGGCGGGGCGGCGGCGTTCACCACGTCCACGTGCCGCGACCGCGATGCCCAGCGCCGGTAGTCGTTTCGGAGGTCCGCCAGCGGACCGACGGCGAACTCGCCGTCGCGCCCCGCGAGCACCTCCGGCTCCGCATCGAGAAGCAGGGTGACCTGATACGCCCGCGACAGCCGTGTGAAGACGGCCGTCAGAGCAGAGCCGGGCGAAGGGTCGAACTTGACGAGGCCGTCGAGCGGACCACGATCGGTCACCACCGCGGCCGGCCGGCCGAGAGCCGTGCATCGGGCCCGTACGACAGCCCCCGCCAGCCGGACGGCGAGCTCCGCCGCGTCCACCCAGCCGTGGAGCCGGCCGATCCACGCGCCGTCGCCCGAGCCGGTCGACGGGCGCTCCCCGACGGACGCGGTGAACCGGAACCGAAGCCTTCGCGGCAGGTGCCGGCAGACGAGACAGCCGTAGCAGTACGGGGTCGCCACGGCGTACCCCTGACCGCGCAGGTCCTTTGCCACTCGCCCGGCCAAGGACGACTTTCCGGCGCCGTCCGGCCCGGACACACCGACCAGCAGGATGCGCTTCATCAGGCGAACCTCCTGCGCTCCTTGGCGACGACGAGCGGAACCCGCAGGGCCGCCTCCCGGGCCGCGACGAAGACGCGTCCACTCCGCAGGAGGTGCAGCGCGTGCTCCGCGCCCACGCGGAGGGACGCGGCTGCGGGCAGCGGTACCGGAAGCCTGCCCGGCAACCCCTGGTCCAGCCGGCGTATCGCCTCGATCACGACGGCGAGCGCCTGGTCACACCCGGCGGGCCAGCCCTCGCGCGCGGCCTCACGCCGTGCCTCTTCCAAGAGATCAGGCAGCAGCAGGTCCCGCAACGCGAACAGCTCCGACAGATCGAAGGAGAGATTCTGGAACAGGCCATGAGCCAGCCATATGCGCAGCGCGTCCGCAGGGTGGGGTACCAGCCAGGCTCCTCCGTCGGACGAGGCGCGGTCGAACAGCCGGCCGGTGGACATCACGGGCACACCGAACCACGACACGGCGGTGTGCAGATGGACCGACGGGCCGCGCCGAGGCGCCAGTTGTACCTTGGTGGACCGCTCCAGCCAGTAGGTCGAACGACCGGAATACCAGCCCTCGAGGGCGTCGCACGCGTCCTGCCACCGCCCGTCGGGCACCACCAGATCAAAGTCGCCGCACGCATGGCCGACGGCCACGTCCGCCTTGACGAGCACGGTGGGGATGCCCGCGGCACGCAGGCGCCCGGTGACCTCGCGGACGTTCTTCCACAGGAGCACGCCGGCCGCGTCCACGTCGGCGACGACATGCGCCAACTGCTGCGGGTACGCCCGCGCGAGGCGGCCCTCCACCTGGTTCTCACGCGCGAGCAACAGCGCGCGCCGCAGGGCGGCATCGGTGGTCGGAGGCGGGTTCCCGCGCCACACGGCTTCCACCAGGAGGTGGTCGGGCCGCTCCTGGGCGGGACTCGTTCGGAGCGTCGGGGGTTGCGGTGAACGGTGGGTCATGGCTGTGCCTGACTCGTCGGGGGGGATGGCTGAAGACGCGCGGGCCGCAGCCGGACGGGACGGGCCGGCGGTCGCGCCGTCCGCTGCACCGTCGGGACGGGCACCGTCGTGCCGGGGCGACGGGGCCGACTCGGACAGGGCCTCCGGCGGGTCCGGTGCCCCGGGGCGGCGCAGGAACCGTTCCACGGCGCGCAGGCCGACGGCCGTCGCGGCGATCAGCCACAACCGCGGATACGGATGCAGCAGCACCAGCACCCCCACCATCAGCAGCGGTTCCACGAGGGGCACCCGGCTGAGGAAGGCTTTCCCCCGGCGGCGGACGAGCCGGTGGAGCAACAGGGCGAGCGCTCCGAACGTGCCCACCGCGCCACCGACGGCCATACCGTGTACGCCGTCGATCCGCCAGCCCGCCAGGAGGGCGAGGGTGTAGCCCACCAGGCCGGCGATCTGCCGGCGTGCGCAGGAGTAGTCGTCCGCGGCCTGGGAGAAGGTGACGACCAGGTTGATCGCGCCGATGCCGAAGCCCGTGACCGCTGTGAAGGCCGCGAGGGTGCTCATCATGCTGTAGTCGGCGGGGAAGGCGAAGGTCAACACGGCGTTCGGCGCGGTGGCGACCGTCACGGCGAGGGGCAGGGCGGCGATGACGTACAGCCGTACGGCGCTGGCACTGAGCGAGGTGTCGGCCCGTCGCCGGGACAGTGCCGGGAAGAAGGCGATGGACACCGCGGAGGCCACGAACAGCGGCACCCGCGAGAGCGTGACGCTCGCCTGGTAGCTCGCGGCGTCGGACCGGTCGGTGGGCAACGCGGCCACGAGGACGACGTCGATCGCGGCCATCAGCGCGACCAGTCCCTGCAGCCGCGCGATGCCGAGCGCGCGCCGCCACAGGTCCCGGTTGGCCGAGGCGCTGCGCCAGGGCCGTCCGCTGCCCCGCGGCAGAGCCGGCCACCACAGCAGGAGGGGCAGCAAGCCCACCCCGAAGGCCGCCAGCGCGCCGGTGTCGCCCAGCCCGAGGGCCATGACCAGTGCCACGCCGGCCGCCGTCTTGATCCCCACTTCGGCCACACCCAGCAGCGAGAGAGTCCGCATCCGCTCCTCGCCCTGGAGCCGGCCGACGGGCACCGACGTCACATAGAAACAGAACGTGCTCAGCGCCAGTGCCGTGGTCGTGGCGGGTCCGGCGAACCCGGTCGCGACGCCGGCGACGACGCCGGCGGCGACGAGCCCGCCTCCGGTGCCGGTGATGATCGCGAACCGGCCCGCGTCGCCTCGCTCGGCATCGGACCGGGCACGGGCCAGCGCCTGCGCCAGCACCCACGGGACCGTCACCCTCGCGACGGTCACCGCGCTCAGCAGCAGCCCGGCCCCGGCGGCGAACCGCGCGTACGAGCCGACGTCCAGCAGCCTGGTCAGGAGCAGCGCGTACCCGTAGTTCACGACGCCCACGATCATGACGGACGCGGTGATCCATCGTGCGCCGTGCACCGCCGTCACCACGTCCGGGCGGGCCGTCGGCCGAGGCTTCGTCGTCGTACGGAGGGCGGTCATGGGGGATCCCGCCGTTCCGTGGTTCCGGGCTCGGGGCCGGTCGGCGTACGCGTCGCCCGCGGGGTGTCCACGTCGCCCGCGTCGGGACGTACGAGCTGTTCTCGCCGGTGGGCCAGCCGGAACATGGCCTCGCGCACGCCCAGTCGCCGCAGTGCCCGGTACGCGCTCAGTTCGTCGCAGCCGTGCAGCAGCAGGCGGAAGGAGTCGCCCCGCCGGCTCCACTGGTCTGTCTCCCGCAGCATGGTGTTCAGGGCGTGTTCGACGTCGTCGCCGTTTCGGGCCTGGAACTTCGAGAGAACCGTGAGGTCGCTGGCCCGGCGGCGTGACCTGCGGTGCCGTCGGACGCGCCGGGACTCCTCCAGCACCACCTGGGCGAGCCGTTCGGCGCTGTCGTCCCAGGAGAACCGCGCGCTCCAGGTGCGGCACCGATCCGCTGTCCGCTCGCGGGCGTCGGCGTCGCCCAGTTCGGTGAGGGCGGTGGCGATTCCGGCGGCCAGGGTGGTGTCGGTGGGGAGCAGCCAGCCGTTGTGGCCGTGCTGGATGGCGTCGCGCAGGCCGGGGACGTCGAAGGCGAGGGCGGGCGTGCCCAGGGAGTTCGCCTCGATGACGGTCAGGCCCCAGCCCTCGGCGACCGAGGGCACCACGGTGAGCCATGCCCTGCCGAGCAGTGTCCGCTTGCGTTCCTCGCTGACATGGCCGTGGAACTCGACGGTGGAGTCGAGACCGAGCGCGGAGGCGAGTCTGCGCAGGTTCGGCAGTTCGCTGCCGTCGCCGGCGAGGTCGACGCGCAGTCCGGGCCAGCGCCGCCGTAGCTCGGGGAGGGCCCGGAGCAGGAGGTCCACGCGCTTTTGGGGTGTCATCCTGCTGACCACGGTGATCGTGGGCGTCGCGGCCCGGTCGACGCGCGCGGAGGGCGCTTTGGGGCTGCCGTTGGGCACGAGGTAGATCGGGTTGTGGAAGCCCAGCTCTGCCCGCACGCCCTCCCGGCTGGAGGGGGAGACGACGACGATGGCACGCCCGTGGTAGACCCAGCGGCTGATCTGCTTCTCCAGCAGGCGCCCGACCGTGTTCATGGGCCAGCGGAAGAACAGGTCGAACTGCTTCTGGTGGATGTGGTGGATGACGCAGATGTCCGGGGTCCAGCGCGGTGTGAAGAGGGGGGAGAAGAAGGGGATGCCGTTCTGGAAGTCGACGACCGCGTCGTAGGTGTGACGGTTTTTCAGCAGGTGCACGGCCGCGGCGGCATAGACGCCGAACGTGCCCCCGCCTCGAAGGACGCGCACGCCGTCGGCCGACTCTTCGGCCCGGGAGCCGGGGAAGCGCGAGGCGAAGAGGGTCACCCGCGCGTTCGCGCCGGTGAGCCGTCGCGCGATCTCGTAAGCGTACGCCTCCGCACCCCCGGCCTGCGGATGTGCGGGGTCGCGCCAGTTCAGGAAGAGGACGTTCGTGCGGGCGATGTGATCGAGCGCGGTCATCGGGAGTCACCCCGCGAGAGCGAGACGCGCAGCATGTCCGCCATGGAGCGGAGACCGTCGCGTTGGGCGGAGAACGTCGAGCCCGGCATGTCGGACCAGTCGACGGGTACTTCGACGACCGACCCGCCGAGCCGGGTCAGCCGCGTGAGCAGTTCCACGTCGAAGGCGAACCCGTTCACTTGGCAGGCGGCCGCCACGTTCCGGACGAGCGGCCCGTCGAAGAACTTGAAACCGCACTGGGTGTCGGCGATGTCCGGCAGGCTCAGCCGGGTCAGCCTCCGGAAGGTCCAGCCGCCGCACCGGCGCAGCGCCGAGTCCACCTCGCAGTGGGCGCCGTCGATGTGCCGGGAGGCGATCACGGCAGCGTGCCCGTCCCGGAGGAGCGGGAGCGCCTTGTCGAGCGTCGCGATGGGCGTCGCGTTGTCGGCGTCGACGAATCCGATGAAGCGGGCCGAGGAGGTGAGGATGCCGCGCCGGACGGCGGCGCCCTTGCCGTGCTCGGCGCAACCGATGACATGGACTCGGGTCATGGCGGTGTCGAAGCGTTCGGGTACGTCGATCGTGCAGTCCACGCTGTCGTTGTCGACCACGACGACAGCGGACGACCAGGTCTGTTCCCTGAGGTAGTCGACCGTCGCCGCGATGGTGCGGGGGAGGCGGAGCTCCTCGTTGACCGCGGGAATGACGATCTCCAGTTCCACCGGAGGTCGTCTGAGGCAGGACGGAATCCCCTCGTGGGAGTGCGCGTCCCGCTTCGCGGAGCTTGGCGGCAACAAGGACACCATGTGAATTCACCTCTGTCGCGAGGGGCCGAGGGCAGGAAGCCGAGTGTTCGTTGTACGTTTACGTCGTATATTCATTTTCTGGCCGTTCATGGGCCTTGTCAAGAGATGTCGGTTTTGGTGGCTCTCGTCGGAGTTGCTCCAGTACGATGTATGTATACGATGTAATCACATGTACTCGTCCGAAGGCAGTGGGGCCCATGAGTTCCCCCATCGAGGACTACGCCCTCCTCAGTGATCTGGAAACCGCCGCCATGGTCGGCCGGAACGGTTCCGTGGACTGGCTGTGCGTGCCCCGCTTCGACTCGGAAGCCTGTCTGGCCGCGCTGCTGGGCACCCGGGACAACGGCTTCTGGCGGGTCGCCCCGATCGCCGCTCCCGGTACGTGCACCCGTCGCGCCTACCGCCCCGACACGCTGGTCCTGGACACCTGGTGGGAGACCGCCGAGGGGACGGTACGGGTCACCGACTTCATGCCGCCCCGTGCCCAGGCGCCGTGCATCGTCCGCGTGGTCGAGGGCCTGTCGGGCGCCGTGCCCGTACGCAGCGAGCTGCGCCTGCGCTTCCATCACGGCCGCGTGGTTCCCTGGCACCGCGACACCGGCGCCGGCACCGTGGCGGTCGCCGGTCCGGACGCCATGTGGCTGAGCGCGCAAGCTCCGGTGCATGCCCTCGACCGGGACGGCTCCACGGTCTGGGACGCCACCGTCCGGGCCGGACAGCGACTCGCCCTCACCCTGGTGTGGGCGCCCTCGCACCACCCCGGGCCGCCCGCGGCGGAAGGCGTCCCGGCGGAGACGATGCTCAAGGAGACCGACGACTTCTGGCGGCACTGGGCGGGCCAGTGCCGCTACCGAGGGCCATGGCGGGACGCCGTGGTGCGCTCCCTGATCACGCTGAAGGCGCTCACCTACGCGCCCACGGGCGGCATCGTCGCCGCGCCGACGACCTCGCTGCCCGGCTGCATCGGCGGCGAACGCAACTGGGACTACCGGTATTGCTGGCTGCGCGACTCCACGCTCGCCCTGTCGTGCCTGCTGCGCTGCGGCTACCGGGACGAGGCCTCCGCCTGGCTGGACTGGCTGGTACGGGCCATCGCGGGCGACCCGGCCGATGTGCAGACCGTGTACGGCCTCGGCGGGCAGCGGTTGCTCCGGGAGACCGAGGCGCCCTGGCTGACCGGCTACGAGGGATCACAACCGGTGCGGTTCGGGAACTCCGCGGCGGGCCAGTTCCAGCTGGACGTCTACGGCGAAGTCCTGGACACGCTCCTGCTGTCGGTGCGTGCGGGGATCCCCCTGCCCGCTCATGTGTGGGAGCTGGCGGAGGTGCTGATGGGATTCCTGCAGCGGCATTGGCGGGAACCCGACCAGGGACTGTGGCAGGTACGAGGACCGCGGCGGCAGTTCGTCCACTCCAAGGTCATGGTCTGGGTGGCCGCCGACCGCGCCCTGCGCATGGGGGCACTGCTGGGGCGCAACGGATCCTCGGCCGAGTGGCGGGTCCTGCGGGACGAGGTGCGTCGGCAGGTCCTCCGCGAGGGCTGGGACGCCGGACAGCGGTCCTTCGTGCAGTCCTATGGTTCCCCCGGCCTGGATGCCTCCGCCTTGCTGATGCCCAGGCTCGGCTTCCTGCCGGCCGGGGATCCGAGAATCCGGTGCACCGTCCGCGAGATGCGCCGACTCGACCGCGGCGGCTTCCTCCGCCGATACGCGCCGGGCGGTGGCGGTGTGGACGATCCGCAGGGCCCCGAGGGCACGTTCGTGACGTGTTCCCTGTGGTACGCCGACGCGCTCGCCGCCACGGGGCGCGTCGAGGAGGCCCGCAACGCCTTCGAGCGAGTCCTCGCCGTCCGCAACGACGTCGGACTGCTGTCCGAGCAGTGGGATCCGGACGCCGGACGCCAACTGGGCAACGCACCCCAGGCGTTCAGCCACATCGCCCTGGTGGAGACGGCGTTCGCCCTGTCGGCGGCGTCATCCCCGGCTCCCCGCGGCCGGGAACCGTGGAACGCGAGTGGATCCGGGCTCATCGCGCCGTGCCCGGTCGGGGCCTGAACGCCTCGCCGCAGGAACGGCGGGACGGCCGTAGCCGTCCGCGGAGGTACCTCGTCCGGTGCCGGGCCGCTCGCCCTCGGGGCCGGACGGCTGTCCGGCGCGGGGTGGGGCGCTTGTGCTCAGCCTGGAGGCGGCGCCCGGTCTC includes:
- a CDS encoding lipopolysaccharide biosynthesis protein, with product MTALRTTTKPRPTARPDVVTAVHGARWITASVMIVGVVNYGYALLLTRLLDVGSYARFAAGAGLLLSAVTVARVTVPWVLAQALARARSDAERGDAGRFAIITGTGGGLVAAGVVAGVATGFAGPATTTALALSTFCFYVTSVPVGRLQGEERMRTLSLLGVAEVGIKTAAGVALVMALGLGDTGALAAFGVGLLPLLLWWPALPRGSGRPWRSASANRDLWRRALGIARLQGLVALMAAIDVVLVAALPTDRSDAASYQASVTLSRVPLFVASAVSIAFFPALSRRRADTSLSASAVRLYVIAALPLAVTVATAPNAVLTFAFPADYSMMSTLAAFTAVTGFGIGAINLVVTFSQAADDYSCARRQIAGLVGYTLALLAGWRIDGVHGMAVGGAVGTFGALALLLHRLVRRRGKAFLSRVPLVEPLLMVGVLVLLHPYPRLWLIAATAVGLRAVERFLRRPGAPDPPEALSESAPSPRHDGARPDGAADGATAGPSRPAAARASSAIPPDESGTAMTHRSPQPPTLRTSPAQERPDHLLVEAVWRGNPPPTTDAALRRALLLARENQVEGRLARAYPQQLAHVVADVDAAGVLLWKNVREVTGRLRAAGIPTVLVKADVAVGHACGDFDLVVPDGRWQDACDALEGWYSGRSTYWLERSTKVQLAPRRGPSVHLHTAVSWFGVPVMSTGRLFDRASSDGGAWLVPHPADALRIWLAHGLFQNLSFDLSELFALRDLLLPDLLEEARREAAREGWPAGCDQALAVVIEAIRRLDQGLPGRLPVPLPAAASLRVGAEHALHLLRSGRVFVAAREAALRVPLVVAKERRRFA
- a CDS encoding glycosyltransferase family 4 protein, whose translation is MTALDHIARTNVLFLNWRDPAHPQAGGAEAYAYEIARRLTGANARVTLFASRFPGSRAEESADGVRVLRGGGTFGVYAAAAVHLLKNRHTYDAVVDFQNGIPFFSPLFTPRWTPDICVIHHIHQKQFDLFFRWPMNTVGRLLEKQISRWVYHGRAIVVVSPSSREGVRAELGFHNPIYLVPNGSPKAPSARVDRAATPTITVVSRMTPQKRVDLLLRALPELRRRWPGLRVDLAGDGSELPNLRRLASALGLDSTVEFHGHVSEERKRTLLGRAWLTVVPSVAEGWGLTVIEANSLGTPALAFDVPGLRDAIQHGHNGWLLPTDTTLAAGIATALTELGDADARERTADRCRTWSARFSWDDSAERLAQVVLEESRRVRRHRRSRRRASDLTVLSKFQARNGDDVEHALNTMLRETDQWSRRGDSFRLLLHGCDELSAYRALRRLGVREAMFRLAHRREQLVRPDAGDVDTPRATRTPTGPEPGTTERRDPP
- a CDS encoding glycoside hydrolase family 15 protein → MSSPIEDYALLSDLETAAMVGRNGSVDWLCVPRFDSEACLAALLGTRDNGFWRVAPIAAPGTCTRRAYRPDTLVLDTWWETAEGTVRVTDFMPPRAQAPCIVRVVEGLSGAVPVRSELRLRFHHGRVVPWHRDTGAGTVAVAGPDAMWLSAQAPVHALDRDGSTVWDATVRAGQRLALTLVWAPSHHPGPPAAEGVPAETMLKETDDFWRHWAGQCRYRGPWRDAVVRSLITLKALTYAPTGGIVAAPTTSLPGCIGGERNWDYRYCWLRDSTLALSCLLRCGYRDEASAWLDWLVRAIAGDPADVQTVYGLGGQRLLRETEAPWLTGYEGSQPVRFGNSAAGQFQLDVYGEVLDTLLLSVRAGIPLPAHVWELAEVLMGFLQRHWREPDQGLWQVRGPRRQFVHSKVMVWVAADRALRMGALLGRNGSSAEWRVLRDEVRRQVLREGWDAGQRSFVQSYGSPGLDASALLMPRLGFLPAGDPRIRCTVREMRRLDRGGFLRRYAPGGGGVDDPQGPEGTFVTCSLWYADALAATGRVEEARNAFERVLAVRNDVGLLSEQWDPDAGRQLGNAPQAFSHIALVETAFALSAASSPAPRGREPWNASGSGLIAPCPVGA
- a CDS encoding glycosyltransferase gives rise to the protein MVSLLPPSSAKRDAHSHEGIPSCLRRPPVELEIVIPAVNEELRLPRTIAATVDYLREQTWSSAVVVVDNDSVDCTIDVPERFDTAMTRVHVIGCAEHGKGAAVRRGILTSSARFIGFVDADNATPIATLDKALPLLRDGHAAVIASRHIDGAHCEVDSALRRCGGWTFRRLTRLSLPDIADTQCGFKFFDGPLVRNVAAACQVNGFAFDVELLTRLTRLGGSVVEVPVDWSDMPGSTFSAQRDGLRSMADMLRVSLSRGDSR
- a CDS encoding glycosyltransferase; its protein translation is MKRILLVGVSGPDGAGKSSLAGRVAKDLRGQGYAVATPYCYGCLVCRHLPRRLRFRFTASVGERPSTGSGDGAWIGRLHGWVDAAELAVRLAGAVVRARCTALGRPAAVVTDRGPLDGLVKFDPSPGSALTAVFTRLSRAYQVTLLLDAEPEVLAGRDGEFAVGPLADLRNDYRRWASRSRHVDVVNAAAPPAEVAAEAMARVPVERHPPAGAAEPSPDAADTRKHVVISTFDDIRNPHYHGGGALLVDKVARRLAGEYRVTVITVAGRGGSETRDGVRYRKLPLGWAGPRSGQLLYHAVLPFVARRLPHDLWLESFTPPFSTGFLPLFSRSRVVGLAQSLSGAAMSRKYHLPFSLVERLGLRFYEDVVVLNEADGAIVRRRSPRAVTHVIHNGVDQRPVDPGRIGDGDYIAYLGRVDVWAKGLDLLLAAHSSGPPSMPLLLAGAGAPGEVAKLVALLRATGADARWVGEVTGARKDSFLAGCAFTVLPSRGEAFGIAALESMSYGKPVVHFDLPTLRWMDGGGNVAVPAFDVDALARRLRALAEDEHMRRELGLLSYRAAQRFSWERTTGRYLTLVQRLLSSPRPPSDDTGAATREPRREKAGS